A region of the Flintibacter sp. KGMB00164 genome:
TACAGATGGATTATATCAGTTTTTCCGCCTTTGTCAATAGGTTTATGCCTCCCAGCCGGCCAGATAGTCCTTCTGCTCCTGGGTAAGGGTATCGATGGAGAGGCCCATGGCGGCCAGCTTCACCCGGCCGATCTGGTCATCGATCTCGTCGGGCACCTGGTATACCTTCTTCTCCAGGCCGTCCCGGTGCTTGGCCAGCCACTCCAGAGAGAGTGCCTGCACCGCAAAGGACATGTCCATGATCTCGGCGGGGTGGCCGTTGCCCGCGGCCAGGTTCACCAGCCGGCCCTGAGCCAGTACATTGAGGATGCGGCCGTCCTTCAGGCGGAAGCCCTCGATGCCCTCCCGGCGGGGGAAGCGCTCCACCGCCTCCGCGGCCAGGGCAGCCACGTCCACCTCACAGTCAAAATGGCCGGAGTTACACAGGATGGCGTTGTGCTTCATGACGGCAAAGTGCCGGTCCACGATCACGTCCTTGCAGCCGGTGGCGGTGACGAACAGGTCGCCCACCTTGGCTGCCTCGTCCATGGGCATGACCTGGAAGTTCTCCATGGTGGCCTCCAGCGCCTTGAAGGGATCCACCTCGCAGACAATGACGTGAGCGCCCATGCCCTTGGCCCGCATGGCGATGCCCTTTCCGCACCAGCCATAGCCGGCCACCACCACGGTCTTGCCCGCCACCATCAGGTTGGTGGTGTGCATAATGGCGTCCCAGGTGGACTGGCCGGTACCGTATTTGTTGTCGTAGTAGTGCTTGGCCTTGGCGTCGTTTACCGCCATCATGGGGCAGGGCAGGATGCCCGCTTTCTCCCGGGCGATGAGGCGGTGGATGCCGGTGGTGGTCTCCTCGCAGCCGCCGATGAGCCGCTCGCCCAAATCGGCGCAGCGTCCGCCCAGCAGAGAGATGAGGTCGCCGCCGTCGTCCACGATGAGGTGGGGACGGCACTTCAGGGTCTCTACCAGCAGGTCCTCATACTCCTGGGGAGTGACGCCGTGAACGCCATAGGTATCCACACCCAGGTGGGCCATAGCGGCGGCCACATCGTCCTGGGTGGACAGGGGGTTACAGCCGGTGAGATGCACATCGGCTCCGCCCTCCCGGAGCACCAGCCCCAGGTTGGCGGTCTTGGCCTCCAGATGGACCGACACGGCGATAGTCAATCCGGCAAAGGGCTTTTCCTTGCGGAAACGCTCCTCAATGCCGCTGAGGGCGGGCATAAAATCCCGCACCCACTGGATCTTCTGCAGGCCCGAGGGGGCCAGGGACATATCTTTTACAATACTCATAGCTTCCTCGCTCTTTTCTATAAATTCAAAAGCGGCCAAAGCCGCCCACATTCTTATTTATTCTATCATATTCCCCTTTTCAGGAAAAGCACAACTTTTTATTCCCCACTTCCCCGGGAAAATGTTTACACTTTCGTCATGGACTTTTCCATAGAAAACGGGTACAATGCTCTCTGGACATTTCTGCCGCCTCTGCGGCAATTTTATTGATGATAAAAAGGAGGGCTGTCCATGAAGGCCATTTCCCGCTGGCTGGACCGCTTCTGTTACAAACATCCCCGCTTCGGCATTCCCAATCTGATGAAGTTTATTGTCATCGGCAATGTACTCATCTACCTGCTGGATATGTTCTCCCGCGGCTACGCCACATTGCTGTGCATGTTC
Encoded here:
- a CDS encoding adenosylhomocysteinase, translating into MSIVKDMSLAPSGLQKIQWVRDFMPALSGIEERFRKEKPFAGLTIAVSVHLEAKTANLGLVLREGGADVHLTGCNPLSTQDDVAAAMAHLGVDTYGVHGVTPQEYEDLLVETLKCRPHLIVDDGGDLISLLGGRCADLGERLIGGCEETTTGIHRLIAREKAGILPCPMMAVNDAKAKHYYDNKYGTGQSTWDAIMHTTNLMVAGKTVVVAGYGWCGKGIAMRAKGMGAHVIVCEVDPFKALEATMENFQVMPMDEAAKVGDLFVTATGCKDVIVDRHFAVMKHNAILCNSGHFDCEVDVAALAAEAVERFPRREGIEGFRLKDGRILNVLAQGRLVNLAAGNGHPAEIMDMSFAVQALSLEWLAKHRDGLEKKVYQVPDEIDDQIGRVKLAAMGLSIDTLTQEQKDYLAGWEA